From a region of the Arachis ipaensis cultivar K30076 chromosome B09, Araip1.1, whole genome shotgun sequence genome:
- the LOC107617461 gene encoding ATP-dependent Clp protease proteolytic subunit-related protein 1, chloroplastic, producing MPPMASSLLLPLSAPSSFIDDSAASSLRTFLHGTKLLPSPARPRLPRGCTFKSPSAKSSSFDHIPKQFRQENLKDGLMDNYKNAPQSLYGLTPSQMDMFMTEDNPIRQQTERVTEESISSARNYLDHGGMWSLSDFGDKGPSKYSMSVSMYRGGGRGTGRPRTAPPDLPSLLLDARICYLGMPIVPAVTELLIAQFMWLDYDNPAKPIYLYINSSGTQNEKNETVGSETEAYSIADMMSYVKSDVYTVNCGMAYGQAAMLLSLGAKGYRAVQPNSSTKLHLPKVNRSSGAVIDMWIKAKELEANSESYIELLAKGTGKSKEEIAKDVQRPKYFRAAEAIEYGLADKIIDSQDIAFDKRNYDEMLAQSRAMRRQGGANPQVSPSGLG from the exons ATGCCCCCAATGGCGTCCTCTCTGTTATTACCGCTCTCTGCACCCTCCTCCTTCATTGACGATTCCGCAGCTTCTTCTCTGCGCACCTTTCTCCATGGAACCAAGCTCCTTCCTTCTCCCGCCAGACCCAGACTTCCACGTGGTTGCACCTTCAAGTCTCCTTCTGCCAAGTCCTCTTCTTTCGACCACATCCCCAAGCAGTTCCGCCAGGAAAATCTCAAGGACGGAT TGATGGATAACTACAAGAATGCACCTCAATCTCTATATGGCCTCACTCCTTCACAAATGGACATGTTCATGACTGAAGATAATCCTATCCGCCAGCAGACTGAAAGAGTTACAGAG GAAAGCATCTCATCTGCCAGAAATTATTTGGATCATGGTGGGATGTGGAGTCTATCTGACTTCGGTGATAAGGGCCCTTCAAAATACAGCATGAGTGTCAGTATGTACCGGGGAGGAGGTAGAGGAACTGGAAGGCCTAGAACTGCTCCACCGGATTTGCCGTCGTTGCTCTTGGATGCTCGGATATGCTATCTGGGTATGCCG ATTGTACCAGCTGTCACAGAACTTCTTATTGCTCAGTTTATGTGGCTGGATTATGATAATCCGGCCAAACCTATATACTTGTATATCAATTCATCTGGGACTCAG aatGAGAAGAATGAGACTGTGGGATCTGAAACTGAGGCATATTCTATAGCTGATATGATGTCT TATGTCAAATCAGATGTCTATACTGTGAATTGTGGCATGGCATATGGTCAGGCAGCAATGCTTCTGTCGCTTGGAGCAAAGGGTTATCGCGCTGTACAGCCAAATTCATCTA CAAAATTGCATCTACCAAAAGTCAACAGATCCAGTGGTGCTGTTATAGATATGTGGATTAAG GCAAAAGAACTGGAGGCAAATAGTGAGTCTTACATCGAGCTGTTGGCTAAAGGAACAGGGAAATCTAAGGAAGAAATTGCTAAAGATGTCCAGAGGCCTAAATATTTTCGGGCAGCGGAAGCTATTGAGTACGGTCTTGCTGACAAAATAATCGATTCGCAGGACATTGCTTTTGACAAACGG AATTATGATGAAATGCTTGCTCAATCACGAGCTATGAGAAGACAAGGTGGTGCTAACCCTCAAGTGTCTCCTTCGGGACTTGGGTAA
- the LOC107617463 gene encoding mitotic checkpoint protein BUB3.1, with the protein MATAVTPASLGRELSDPPSDGISNLRFSNHSDLLLVSSWDKSVRLYDASANVLKAEFMHGGSVLDCCFHDDSSGFSAAGDNTVRRLLFASNKDDILGKHDAPVRCVEYSYAAGQLITGSWDKTLKCWDPRGASGQERTLVGTYPQPERVYSLSLVGHRLVVATAGRHVNIYDLRNMSQPEQRRESSLKYQTRCVRCYPNGTGYALSSVEGRVAMEFFDLSDASQAKKYAFKCHRKSEAGRDIVYPVNAIAFHPVYGTFATGGCDGYVNVWDGNNKKRLYQYSKYPTSIAALSFSRDGRLLAVASSYTYEEGLKPHDKDAIYIRGVNEIEVKPKPKVLPPA; encoded by the exons ATGGCAACTGCAGTTACGCCGGCGTCGCTCGGCCGAGAGCTGTCGGATCCTCCGTCCGACGGAATCTCCAACCTCCGCTTCTCCAACCACAGCGATCTCCTCCTCGTCTCCTCTTGGGATAAG AGCGTGCGCTTGTACGATGCCAGCGCCAATGTGCTCAAGGCTGAGTTCATGCACGGCGGCTCCGTCCTCGATTGCTGCTTCCACGATGACTCTTCCGGTTTCAGCGCTGCCGGCGACAACACCGTCAGGCGCCTCCTCTTCGCCTCTAACAAGGACGACATCCTCGGAAAGCATGACGCTCCTGTTCGTTGTGTTGAGTACTCCTACGCCGCAG GGCAATTGATCACTGGTAGTTGGGATAAAACCCTGAAGTGCTGGGACCCTAGGGGTGCAAGTGGACAGGAGCGCACTCTGGTTGGGACATATCCACAACCTGAGCGTGTTTACTCCCTATCTCTTGTTGGACATCGACTAGTTGTAGCAACGGCTGGAAGGCATGTCAATATTTATGATTTGAGGAACATGTCTCAACCCGAGCAACGCAGAGAATCTTCGTTGAAATATCAAACTAGATGTGTGCGCTGCTACCCCAATGGAACAG GATATGCACTTAGTTCTGTGGAAGGAAGGGTTGCAATGGAATTCTTTGACCTCTCTGATGCTAGCCAAGCAAAAAA ATATGCCTTTAAGTGCCACCGAAAATCAGAAGCTGGAAGGGACATTGTCTATCCTGTAAATGCTATTGCATTCCATCCCGT ATATGGTACGTTTGCCACAGGAGGTTGTGATGGTTATGTTAATGTTTGGGATGGAAACAACAAGAAGAGGCTATACCAG TACTCAAAGTATCCAACAAGCATTGCTGCACTTTCATTTAGCAGAGATGGGCGGCTCCTCGCTGTTGCATCAAGTTATACATACGAAGAGGGGCTTAAACC CCATGATAAAGATGCCATATACATCCGTGGCGTAAACGAGATTGAGGTCAAGCCAAAACCCAAGGTCCTTCCTCCAGCTTGA
- the LOC107619724 gene encoding transcription factor bHLH84 encodes MEPGEEIYAEWSSLSGSYTAEEADFMNQFLSNCSHTQQLHANWNAGIPSALWYGHADINSSSFYAADASNNMFPIIDSDNLNDPLTNLVDPSLSTYTDKELGVDVIADKNVPSEPVSEPAQENITSKLEKPRKRSRSSNEILKNKKNVKTTKKPKSASISNIKEEDRCPGQGENLSCSCSEDDLDTCRELNEGESSSLSLKYSKGLQLNGKSRSSRGSATDPQSIYARRRRERINERLRILQNLVPNGTKVDISTMLEEAVQYVKFLQLQIKLLSSDDLWMYAPIAYNGMNIGLDFNITTPK; translated from the exons ATGGAGCCTGGTGAGGAAATTTATGCAGAATGGAGTTCCCTTAGTGGATCATACACAGCTGAGGAAGCTGATTTCATGAACCAGTTTCTTAGCAACTGCTCACACACACAACAGCTACATGCAAATTGGAATGCAGGAATTCCATCTGCATTATGGTATGGTCATGCAGACATCAATAGCAGTTCATTTTATGCTGCAGATGCTTCTAACAATATGTTTCCAATTATAGATAGTGACAACTTGAATGATCCATTAACCAACTTGGTGGATCCCTCATTAAGCACATATACTGATAAAGAGTTAGGTGTAGATGTTATTGCTGATAAGAATGTACCAAGTGAACCAGTTTCTGAACCAGCCCAAGAGAATATAACCAGCAAGCTGGAGAAGCCAAGAAAAAGGTCTCGGAGTTCAAATGAG ATactaaagaacaagaaaaatgttAAGACTACAAAGAAACCAAAATCTGCTTCCATTAGCAACATTAAAGAAGAAGATAGATGTCCTGGTCAGGGGGAAAACTTGAGCTGTTCCTGCTCAGAAGACGACTTGGACACGTGTCGTGAGCTAAATGAAGGAGAGTCTTCGAGCTTGAGCCTGAAATATTCTAAAGGTCTTCAGTTAAATGGAAAATCTAGATCTAGTAGAGGTTCTGCTACTGATCCACAGAGCATCTATGCAAGA agaagaagagaaagaataaaTGAAAGGTTGAGAATCTTACAAAACTTAGTGCCTAATGGAACCAAG GTGGATATCAGCACAATGCTCGAGGAGGCTGTCCAATATGTGAAATTTTTACAGCTCCAAATTAAG CTCTTGAGCTCTGATGATCTCTGGATGTACGCTCCAATTGCTTACAATGGAATGAACATTGGACTAGACTTCAATATTACCACACCCAAATAG
- the LOC107617264 gene encoding transcription factor bHLH84-like: MEPAQLISEEWGSLSGLYTAEEAEFMTQLLAGNYSVSEKHYSSVAMPPSSAFWPCHESTKVSFKGINGNSYLPPSHIENANYLCFSQGSSSSTENGNIYSYDTTTNFDSMSTDNCLEGAKFSPQSNDNSRAQISGIIDEDAKIECERMVFEPAEDLENPTKRLRSSSEVPRNMRNVKSRKENPLPSSYTSNSEEDKGPAAPKNRRSSSGAATDPQSLYARKRRERINERLRILQTLVPNGTKVDISTMLEEAVHYVKFLQLQIKLLSSDDLWMYAPIAYNGINIGLDLSITPPTKAS; this comes from the exons ATGGAACCAGCTCAGTTGATTTCTGAAGAATGGGGTTCTCTTAGTGGACTATACACAGCTGAGGAAGCTGAATTCATGACTCAGCTTCTTGCTGGTAACTATTCTGTCTCAGAGAAGCATTATTCTAGTGTTGCCATGCCACCATCTTCTGCATTTTGGCCTTGCCATGAATCCACAAAAGTGAGCTTCAAAGGCATCAATGGCAATTCCTATTTGCCTCCTTCACATATTGAAAATGCTAACTATCTATGCTTCTCCCAAGGGAGTAGCTCCAGTACTGAGAATGGTAATATCTATTCCTATGATACCACAACAAATTTCGACTCCATGTCCACCGATAATTGTTTAGAAGGTGCCAAGTTTAGTCCACAGAGTAATGATAACTCGAGGGCGCAGATAAGTGGAATCATTGATGAAGATGCTAAGATAGAGTGTGAAAGAATGGTTTTTGAACCTGCAGAGGACTTGGAGAACCCAACCAAAAGGCTTAGGAGTTCATCTGAG GTCCCAAGAAACATGAGGAATGTTAAATCAAGGAAGGAGAATCCACTTCCTTCTTCTTACACAAGCAACAGTGAAGAGGATAAAGGCCCTGCAGCTCCCAAAAATAGAAGAAGTAGCAGTGGTGCTGCCACAGATCCACAGAGCCTATATGCAAGA aaaagaagagaaaggatAAATGAAAGGTTGAGAATACTACAAACACTTGTCCCCAATGGAACTAAGGTGGATATCAGCACCATGCTTGAGGAAGCTGTCCATTATGTGAAGTTCTTACAACTCCAAATTAAG CTTCTAAGCTCTGATGATTTATGGATGTATGCTCCAATTGCTTACAATGGAATTAACATTGGACTAGACCTCTCTATTACTCCTCCAACTAAAGCAAGCTGA
- the LOC107617464 gene encoding LOW QUALITY PROTEIN: uncharacterized protein LOC107617464 (The sequence of the model RefSeq protein was modified relative to this genomic sequence to represent the inferred CDS: substituted 2 bases at 2 genomic stop codons), with the protein MVVCKCRKATKLYCFVHKVPVCGECICFPEHQICVVQTYSEWVIDGEYDWPPKCCQCQVVLEEGAGSQTTRLGCLHVIHTNCLVSHLKSFPPHTAPAGYVCPSCSTSIWPPKSVRDSGSRLHSKLKEAILQTGLEKNIFGNHPVSLSGSPPPAFASDPLINRESHGNSDSVEGYSATAGXMSQVLLXGLLLSFTAKSKMLCQTYLCLHSVLCLTLFLLQIIQPGATTRKGSIHAERQNSEISYYADDEDGNRKKYTKRGPFRHKFLRALLPFWSSALPTLPVTAPPRKDASNGTETSEGRTKHRRSSMMDPRKILKKACMTTMGILYYRLVQRGPGEEQLLPDEQI; encoded by the exons ATGGTGGTCTGCAAATGTCGCAAG GCTACTAAGTTATATTGCTTCGTGCACAAAGTTCCTGTATGCGGAGAATGTATCTGCTTCCCGGAGCACCAAATCTGCGTG GTCCAAACTTATTCAGAATGGGTTATAGATGGGGAGTATGATTGGCCCCCTAAATGCTGCCAGTGCCAAGTTGTTTTAGAAGAGGGGGCTGGATCTCAAACTACTCGACTGGGTTGCTTGC ATGTTATTCACACAAATTGCTTGGTCTCTCATCTGAAGAGTTTTCCTCCACATACTGCTCCAGCGGGATATGTATGTCCGTCATGTTCCACTTCG ATATGGCCTCCCAAAAGTGTGAGAGATTCTGGATCACGTCTTCATTCCAAGTTGAAGGAAGCTATCCTGCAG ACTGGTTTGGAAAAGAATATCTTTGGAAATCATCCAGTTTCATTATCAGGGAGTCCTCCACCTGCTTTTGCTTCAGATCCATTGATTAATAGGGAAAGTCATGGAAACTCAGACTCAGTAGAAGGATACTCAGCTACAGCTGGATGAATGTCTCAAGTCCTGTTGTAAGGACTTTTACTCTCATTCACAGCTAAAAGTAAAATGCTTTGTCAAACATATTTGTGTTTGCATTCAGTATTATGCTTAACTTTGTTCTTATTGCAAATAATTCAGCCTGGAGCTACCACAAGGAAGGGCTCAATCCATGCTGAACGACAGAATTCTGAAATCTCATATTATGCTGATGATGAAGACGGGAATCGTAAAAAGTATACAAAAAGAG GCCCATTCCGTCATAAATTCCTTCGAGCATTGCTTCCATTCTGGTCTAGCGCTTTACCTACTCTACCAGTGACTGCACCACCAAGAAAAGATGCATCAAATGGAACTGAGACATCAGAAGGCCGTACAAAGCATCGAAGATCATCAATGATGGACCCAAGAAAAATTCTGAAGAA GGCATGCATGACAACCATGGGCATATTGTATTACAGACTAGTGCAAAGGGGTCCAGGGGAAGAGCAGCTTCTTCCTGATGAACAAATTTGA
- the LOC107618861 gene encoding LOW QUALITY PROTEIN: zinc finger protein ZAT10 (The sequence of the model RefSeq protein was modified relative to this genomic sequence to represent the inferred CDS: inserted 2 bases in 1 codon) → MALEALNSPTAAGITPFIAKFQDQEEEEEELHQLREPWAKRKRSKRPRFENPPTEEEYLALCLIMLAHSGNKVTATTLKNEQTESSSSQQPQEASSSPSPSPPPPIKLTHRCTVCNKAFPSYQALGGHKASHRKSSNSENNTTAAAAATVNSENVSASATXNSSAVASSEGGGASSQSFRGFDLNLPAPLTEYWSPAGLDDVSEAKTKNKKKKVEEQEVESPLPVAAAKRARLFEDADQN, encoded by the exons atGGCTTTGGAGGCTCTGAATTCTCCTACAGCTGCAGGAATCACTCCTTTCATTGCCAAGTTCCaagatcaagaagaagaagaagaagagcttCATCAGCTGCGTGAGCCGTGGGCCAAGAGGAAGCGATCAAAACGACCGCGTTTCGAGAACCCTCCCACCGAAGAAGAGTACCTTGCTCTCTGCCTCATCATGTTAGCTCACAGCGGCAACAAGGTCACTGCCACTACTCTTAAGAACGAACAAACAGAGTCTTCATCTTCACAGCAACCACAAGAAGCCTCATCGTCGCCGTCGCCGTCGCCGCCGCCGCCTATCAAGCTTACTCACAGGTGCACCGTCTGTAACAAGGCCTTCCCTTCTTACCAAGCACTCGGCGGACACAAGGCCAGCCACCGCAAATCATCCAATTCTGAAAACAACAccaccgccgccgccgccgccacaGTCAACAGCGAAAACGTGTCAGCCTCCGCCAC AAATAGCAGCGCCGTGGCATCTTCCGAGGGCGGCGGCGCCTCCTCCCAGAGCTTCCGTGGCTTTGACCTCAACCTGCCTGCTCCCCTGACCGAGTACTGGTCGCCGGCGGGGCTTGATGACGTCAGCGAAGCGAAGacaaagaacaagaagaagaaggttGAAGAGCAAGAAGTGGAAAGCCCTCTGCCGGTAGCCGCCGCGAAGAGGGCGCGTTTGTTTGAAGACGCTGATCAGAACTAA